From Primulina huaijiensis isolate GDHJ02 chromosome 15, ASM1229523v2, whole genome shotgun sequence, one genomic window encodes:
- the LOC140958395 gene encoding uncharacterized protein has translation MLIPTTEELLSVHYMTGYFVDSNNVIIHRITELICQGIKVVCTQNPLDDPEDEVGVQTEIEDRRFLHTYSRSSRDKVRKSSRPSRSPSHMNQPSPPSMHRDHTSLEDMYELRFTSLEDKVETIQKDQADIKNQMKNMQNDISSLKDMFEKFSSMSANVDQGQTSRHRFEDIPFMRADEVDRNIRLVNDPSWTRAFEKTTGHKLRLFTVEEEPITDEELHHHFENDMMSLSFEKRVRVFANRSWPRVSVEINSCMADMRISGMCSSYDSSWFRDLGTPGCWLTETHIQECCRGLLQLQTAYSHIMSQDVSLMDVDFHQLVSSAFNEGGQSNIECLMPYVRAEIDEWPSIPWNKANIILIPFHLPGHWVLLKFLLTA, from the exons ATGCTCATTCCCACCACGGAGGAGCTGTTGTCCGTACATTATATGACTGGCTATTTTGTTGATTCTAATAATGTGATAATCCATCGCATTACGGAGTTAATTTGCCAAGGTATCAAAGTAGTTTGCACTCAAAATCCATTGGACGACCCAGAGGATGAAGTGGGTGTACAGACTGAGATTGAGGATCGACGGTTTCTCCATACATACTCTAGATCATCTCGAGATAAAGTCAGAAAATCTTCTCGGCCATCTCGTAGTCCTTCACACATGAATCAACCGTCTCCTCCATCTATGCATAGAGATCATACATCTCTTGAAGATATGTATGAACTTCGTTTCACAAGCTTGGAGGATAAAGTTGAGACGATACAAAAGGACCAAGCCGATATCAAGaatcaaatgaaaaatatgcagAACGATATCTCGAGTTTGAAGGATATGTTTGAGAAATTTTCTTCAATGAGTGCCAATGTTG ATCAAGGCCAAACATCAAGGCATAGATTTGAAGATATTCCATTCATGAGAGCAGATGAGGTGGATCGAAATATTCGACTCGTGAATGATCCGTCTTGGACTCGTGCTTTTGAAAAAACTACGGGTCATAAGTTAAGATTGTTTACAGTGGAGGAAGAGCCTATTACGGATGAGGAACTGCATCATCATTTTGAGAATGATATGATGTCATTGAGTTTTGAGAAAAGAGTTAGAGTGTTCGCCAATAGATCGTGGCCACGAGTAAGTGTTGAGATTAATTCTTGTATGGCAGATATGAGGATATCTGGGATGTGCTCGTCCTACGATAGCTCGTGGTTTCGTGACTTGGGGACACCTGGTTGTTGGTTGACTGAGACA CATATTCAAGAATGTTGTCGAGGGTTGCTCCAATTACAAACGGCGTACTCACATATAATGTCACAGGATGTGTCATTGATGGACGTCGATTTTCATCAGCTGGTTTCGAGTGCTTTCAATGAGGGCGGTCAGAGTAATATTGAATGTTTGATGCCCTATGTGAGAGCAGAAATTGATGAGTGGCCGTCTATTCCATGGAACAAAGCCAACATAATTTTGATACCCTTTCATCTTCCTGGGCATTGGGTTTTGTTAAAG TTTTTGCTAACCGCATAA
- the LOC140958300 gene encoding gibberellin 3-beta-dioxygenase 1-like: MPSRVLSDPFLAHPVPPHHKLLDLNSIKELPDSHAWTATRVFDEYPSSGGTCDPESVPIIDLNNENATELIGHACKTWGVFQVINHNIPKNFLYEVESAGKRLFSLPLNQKLRAARPPDGISGYGVARISSFFPKLMWSEGFTIAGSPLEHARQLWPRDYRKFCDTVENYRKEMNKLAGRLMWLMLGSLGITEDDLKWVGPKGEPKGGCAVLQLNSYPACPDPDRAMGLAAHTDSTILTILHQSNTSGLQVLREGGTGWITVPPYPGALVVHVGDLMHMLSNGLYPSVLHRAVVNRTRRRLSIAYLYGPPSSVKISPLPKLVDNRHPPLYRAITWSEYLGTKAKHFDKALTSVRLCAPRNGLIDTNDHTSVKVG; the protein is encoded by the exons ATGCCTTCGAGAGTACTTTCGGATCCCTTTCTAGCACATCCTGTCCCTCCTCACCACAAATTATTGGATCTGAATTCGATTAAGGAATTGCCAGACTCCCATGCATGGACGGCGACACGAGTCTTTGACGAGTACCCCTCGTCCGGCGGCACATGCGATCCTGAATCCGTCCCTATCATCGATCTTAATAACGAAAATGCCACCGAGCTCATAGGCCATGCATGCAAGACATGGGGTGTGTTCCAAGTCATCAACCATAATATTCCTAAAAATTTCCTTTACGAGGTAGAGTCGGCCGGAAAGCGGCTTTTCTCCCTACCGCTAAATCAGAAGCTTAGGGCGGCACGACCTCCGGATGGTATATCGGGTTACGGGGTGGCTCGGATTTCTTCCTTCTTTCCGAAGCTCATGTGGTCCGAGGGATTCACCATTGCAGGATCACCCCTCGAACATGCCCGCCAACTTTGGCCCCGTGACTATCGCAAGTTTTG TGATACAGTAGAAAACTACAGAAAGGAGATGAACAAACTAGCCGGGCGCCTGATGTGGCTCATGCTAGGGTCATTGGGCATAACCGAAGATGACTTAAAATGGGTCGGTCCGAAAGGCGAGCCCAAAGGAGGATGCGCAGTATTGCAGCTGAATTCATACCCTGCTTGTCCAGACCCGGACCGCGCCATGGGCCTAGCCGCCCACACCGATTCCACCATCCTCACCATTCTCCACCAAAGCAACACCAGTGGTTTACAAGTCCTCCGAGAGGGTGGCACCGGATGGATCACGGTGCCGCCCTACCCGGGAGCCCTCGTGGTCCACGTTGGGGACCTCATGCACATGCTGTCAAATGGGTTATACCCAAGTGTTCTCCATCGAGCCGTTGTGAACCGGACTCGACGCCGGTTGTCCATCGCATACCTATATGGACCACCATCAAGTGTCAAAATTAGCCCACTCCCGAAACTAGTTGACAATCGCCACCCGCCACTTTACAGGGCCATCACTTGGAGCGAGTATCTTGGCACTAAGGCCAAGCATTTCGACAAGGCACTCACATCAGTACGGCTTTGTGCTCCACGCAACGGATTGATAGATACAAACGATCATACCAGTGTAAAAGTTGGATGA